In Idiomarina sp. PL1-037, a single genomic region encodes these proteins:
- a CDS encoding IscS subfamily cysteine desulfurase: MSKLPLYFDYAATTPVDPVVAEKMMGCLMQDGLFGNPASRSHKYGWQAEEAVDIARNQVADLINADSREIVFTSGATESDNLAIKGAAQYYSAKGKHIITLKTEHKAVLDTCAQLEKEGFEVTYLDVGTDGLLDMDMFRSALREDTVLVSVMLVNNEIGVLQDTSTIGHLCRENGTVFHVDAAQASGKVPMDMAELPVDLMSLSAHKMYGPKGIGALYVRRTPRVRLLAQMHGGGHERGMRSGTLPTHQIVGMGVAAELVLSELDLEPARVENLRQRLWKGVSQLEGVTLNGSDQQRVPHITNISFAGVDGELLLMALKDLALSSGSACTSASVEPSYVLSALGVGHELAMSSLRFSIGRYTSEEDIDSAIELIHRTVGTLRGAA; the protein is encoded by the coding sequence GTGTCTAAGTTACCCCTTTATTTTGATTATGCTGCAACCACGCCAGTCGATCCTGTTGTAGCAGAAAAAATGATGGGTTGTTTAATGCAGGACGGCTTGTTTGGTAACCCGGCATCGCGTTCGCATAAGTACGGCTGGCAGGCAGAAGAAGCTGTCGATATAGCCCGAAATCAGGTTGCTGACCTTATTAATGCCGACTCGCGCGAAATTGTTTTTACCTCAGGTGCTACAGAATCAGATAACCTTGCCATAAAAGGCGCAGCTCAATACTACTCCGCTAAAGGCAAGCACATTATTACGCTTAAAACCGAGCATAAAGCGGTATTAGATACCTGCGCGCAGTTGGAAAAAGAAGGCTTTGAAGTGACTTATCTGGATGTCGGAACAGACGGGTTGCTCGATATGGATATGTTTCGCTCAGCCTTACGCGAAGATACGGTGTTAGTGAGCGTAATGCTGGTTAATAACGAAATTGGCGTGCTTCAGGATACAAGCACTATAGGTCACTTGTGCCGTGAAAATGGCACAGTATTTCATGTCGATGCCGCTCAGGCGTCCGGCAAAGTGCCAATGGATATGGCGGAATTACCGGTCGATTTAATGTCACTTTCTGCGCACAAGATGTATGGCCCCAAGGGTATTGGCGCATTGTATGTACGCCGCACTCCGCGGGTTCGGCTGCTTGCGCAAATGCATGGCGGGGGGCACGAACGAGGCATGCGTTCAGGCACTTTACCAACACACCAGATTGTCGGCATGGGTGTTGCTGCAGAGCTTGTTCTTAGCGAGCTGGATCTTGAGCCTGCGCGAGTGGAAAACCTCCGTCAGCGTTTATGGAAGGGGGTTAGCCAGTTAGAAGGTGTAACCTTGAATGGCTCTGACCAGCAACGGGTACCGCATATTACTAACATCAGTTTTGCCGGGGTAGATGGCGAATTGCTGCTAATGGCGTTAAAAGATCTCGCGCTTTCGTCTGGCTCAGCTTGCACATCGGCTAGCGTCGAGCCTTCGTATGTTCTCAGTGCTTTAGGGGTTGGGCATGAGCTGGCAATGAGTTCACTGCGCTTTAGCATTGGCCGTTATACTTCCGAAGAAGACATTGATAGTGCGATAGAACTTATCCACCGCACTGTAGGTACTTTGCGAGGCGCTGCTTAG
- the trmJ gene encoding tRNA (cytosine(32)/uridine(32)-2'-O)-methyltransferase TrmJ, whose product MLDNIRIVLVNTSHTGNIGSVARAMKTMGLSKLTLVDPVQEPDSHASALAAGATDILASAIIVDTLQEAIADCGLVIATSARNRTLDWPLLGPRECAAKVLEETSQHQVALVFGRENSGLTNEELQQSQFHLHIPTNPDYSSLNLAMAVQTVSYELRMQWLESKQRAPENLPEYPRAEDLERFYEHLEKTLGQTGFIVREHPGQVMTKLRRLFNRARPEENEINILRGILASVDKSTGNT is encoded by the coding sequence ATGCTTGATAACATTCGTATTGTTCTGGTGAATACGTCTCATACCGGAAACATAGGCTCTGTCGCCCGTGCCATGAAAACTATGGGGTTGTCCAAATTGACCTTAGTGGATCCTGTGCAGGAGCCTGACAGTCACGCATCGGCGTTGGCTGCTGGTGCAACTGATATTTTGGCGTCGGCGATTATTGTGGATACTCTGCAGGAAGCCATAGCCGACTGTGGTCTGGTTATTGCCACCAGTGCCCGGAATCGGACCTTAGACTGGCCGTTGTTAGGTCCGCGGGAATGTGCGGCAAAAGTATTGGAGGAGACCAGTCAGCATCAGGTTGCTCTGGTTTTTGGCCGTGAAAACAGTGGGTTAACCAACGAAGAGCTACAACAAAGTCAGTTTCACTTACACATACCGACTAACCCCGATTACAGTTCACTGAACCTGGCTATGGCGGTGCAGACGGTGAGTTATGAGCTCCGTATGCAGTGGCTTGAATCGAAACAACGCGCCCCGGAAAACTTACCGGAATACCCACGCGCTGAAGATTTAGAACGATTCTATGAGCATCTTGAAAAAACTCTGGGGCAAACCGGATTTATCGTTCGTGAGCACCCCGGACAAGTCATGACGAAATTGCGTCGTCTATTTAACCGCGCCCGCCCGGAAGAAAATGAAATTAATATTTTACGCGGTATCTTAGCCTCTGTGGACAAATCAACGGGCAATACTTGA
- the iscR gene encoding Fe-S cluster assembly transcriptional regulator IscR: MRLTSKGRYAVTAMLDVALFTANGPVPLADISERQGISLSYLEQLFSRLRKHGLVDSVRGPGGGYRLGCGANDISVGAVIHAVDESIDATRCQGKANCQGGERCLTHSLWEGLSDRISDFLDGITLAELMKKQDVGDVLNRQNSLHNHSEEEIKLNSHL; this comes from the coding sequence ATGCGCCTGACGTCAAAAGGTCGATACGCAGTAACAGCTATGCTGGACGTTGCGCTTTTTACGGCAAATGGTCCGGTGCCGTTAGCGGATATTTCTGAACGTCAGGGAATATCCCTGTCGTATTTAGAGCAGTTGTTTTCGCGCTTACGTAAGCATGGGCTGGTGGACAGTGTGCGAGGTCCGGGTGGTGGCTATCGTCTGGGGTGTGGCGCAAATGATATCTCTGTTGGTGCCGTCATTCATGCGGTTGACGAGTCGATTGATGCAACACGTTGTCAGGGAAAAGCTAACTGTCAGGGCGGGGAACGTTGTCTGACCCATTCTTTGTGGGAAGGGTTAAGCGACAGAATATCCGACTTTCTGGACGGTATTACGCTGGCTGAGTTGATGAAGAAACAGGACGTGGGTGATGTTCTGAATAGACAGAACTCGTTGCATAACCACAGTGAAGAAGAGATTAAGTTAAACTCTCACCTATAA